In Nitrospira sp., one genomic interval encodes:
- a CDS encoding DNA polymerase III subunit alpha, with amino-acid sequence MASQFVHLHLHTQYSLLDGANQIEPLMQQVKAFGQPAVAMTDHGNMFGAVEFYRKAKDAGVKPIIGCEAYMAPGSRLAKDSGLAHNDYYHLILLAQNLKGYQNLIKLVSKAYLEGFYYKPRMDKELLQQHHEGLIALSGCLSGEVAYLIGQKDLAGATKVAGEYREIFGKDNYYLELQANGLEHQRIANDGLLEIHKKLDIPLAGTNDCHYLKKEDSRPHDLMLCLQTGKTINDPNRMKFDTDELYVKSTEQALVEFKEMPTAVSNTVKIAESCTLDLALNKTYLPQFKVPEGFTRETYVEQLAKEGLAARLTERPSGLPELAYQVRLKEELAVICSMGFAGYFLIVWDIIKFARSRGIPVGPGRGSAAGSLVAYALRITDLDPLVYSLLFERFLNPERVSLPDIDMDFCMDRRDEVINYVIDKYGNDHVAQIITFGTMKAKAAIRDVGRVLEMPYAEVDRIAKLVPDDLKITLDKALEQEPRLKELVDKDARVKELMSVAQSLEGLARHASTHAAGVVISDQPLTEHVPLYKGPKDEIVTQYSMGDVEKIGLVKFDFLGLKTLTMIHRAETLVNQGRPGQPPLRVEQLPFDDPETFALLSSGKTTGVFQLESSGMRDLLTGLKPDRFEDIIAIIALYRPGPMDLIPDFIKRKQGKVPIVYEMPELEPILKDTYGVIVYQEQVMAIANRVAGFSLGQADILRRAMGKKKPEEMEKLRVQFIEGAKQKKIPEKKADKLYELIQKFAGYGFNKSHAAAYAVVCYHTAYLKAHHPTEFMAALMTSDMGNADKIVGYFTECRGLGIPVLPPDINQSHKHFAVVDRGIRFGLAAIKNVGEGAVEAVIEERNQSGPFRSFFDFFRRVDLHKLNKRMVEGLIKTGAFDSMGGRRSQYLAMLDQAMEEGAGIQKERAMGQTSIFGDELGGLPQTLDEPTLPDVPEWSQGELLKHERELTGFYISAHPLARYEAAIRLFANTNTMQLSDAQDGREVKLCGIITAVKSMLTKKGDRMAYLTLEDLHGMVEVIAFPDLYRDHADLIVPEQVVRLTGTVDRGDKGTKLRGTKIEPLAELQNTAISRVMIRLHDGPTASTRLPMLRQVFQKYPGSSSVSLIMALGGTLEAQTSPLPNIKITPSEHFVADIEEVLGKGTITLVT; translated from the coding sequence GTGGCCTCGCAATTCGTCCATCTCCATCTCCACACCCAATACAGCCTGCTCGACGGCGCGAACCAAATCGAGCCCCTGATGCAGCAGGTGAAAGCGTTCGGCCAACCGGCCGTCGCCATGACCGACCACGGCAATATGTTCGGGGCGGTGGAGTTCTACCGGAAGGCGAAGGACGCAGGCGTCAAACCCATCATCGGCTGCGAAGCCTACATGGCGCCGGGCAGCAGGCTGGCCAAGGACAGCGGCTTGGCCCACAACGACTACTACCATCTGATTCTGCTCGCGCAAAACCTCAAGGGATATCAGAACCTCATCAAATTGGTGAGCAAAGCATATCTTGAGGGATTCTATTACAAGCCACGGATGGATAAGGAGTTACTGCAGCAACACCACGAAGGACTGATCGCCCTTTCCGGATGCCTGAGCGGTGAAGTCGCCTACCTGATCGGCCAGAAAGACCTGGCCGGAGCCACCAAGGTGGCGGGTGAATATCGCGAGATCTTCGGCAAGGACAACTATTATCTGGAACTGCAGGCCAATGGGCTGGAGCATCAACGCATCGCCAACGACGGCCTGCTTGAGATCCATAAGAAGCTCGACATCCCGCTCGCCGGCACCAACGACTGCCACTATCTCAAGAAGGAAGACTCGCGCCCGCATGACCTCATGCTCTGCCTCCAGACGGGCAAGACGATCAACGATCCCAACCGGATGAAGTTCGACACCGACGAGCTCTACGTCAAATCCACCGAGCAGGCCCTCGTCGAGTTCAAGGAGATGCCGACCGCCGTCTCTAACACCGTCAAGATCGCGGAATCCTGCACATTGGACCTGGCGCTCAACAAGACCTATCTGCCGCAGTTTAAAGTGCCGGAGGGGTTCACGCGCGAAACCTATGTGGAGCAACTCGCCAAGGAAGGACTGGCCGCTCGCCTGACAGAACGGCCCAGCGGCTTGCCGGAGTTGGCCTACCAGGTCCGCTTGAAGGAAGAGCTGGCCGTCATCTGTTCGATGGGCTTCGCGGGCTACTTCCTCATCGTCTGGGACATCATCAAGTTCGCCCGCTCGCGCGGCATTCCGGTGGGACCAGGGCGCGGCTCCGCCGCCGGCAGTCTCGTCGCCTATGCGCTCCGCATCACGGACCTCGATCCGCTCGTCTACTCGCTGCTGTTCGAGCGCTTTCTGAACCCCGAACGGGTCTCCCTCCCCGACATCGACATGGACTTCTGCATGGACCGTCGCGACGAGGTCATCAACTACGTGATCGACAAATACGGCAACGACCATGTCGCGCAGATCATCACGTTCGGCACCATGAAGGCCAAGGCCGCAATCCGCGACGTCGGTCGCGTGCTGGAAATGCCCTACGCCGAAGTGGACCGCATCGCAAAGCTGGTGCCCGACGACCTGAAGATCACCCTCGACAAGGCCCTGGAACAGGAACCGCGCCTCAAGGAACTCGTCGACAAGGATGCACGGGTGAAGGAACTGATGTCCGTCGCGCAGTCGCTCGAAGGGCTCGCGCGCCATGCCTCGACCCACGCGGCGGGCGTCGTCATCTCCGACCAGCCGCTCACCGAACACGTGCCGCTTTACAAGGGACCCAAGGACGAAATCGTCACGCAATATTCGATGGGCGACGTGGAGAAAATCGGGCTGGTGAAGTTCGACTTTCTCGGCCTGAAAACACTCACGATGATCCATCGAGCCGAGACCTTGGTGAACCAAGGGCGTCCCGGCCAGCCGCCCCTGCGCGTCGAGCAGCTTCCATTCGACGATCCGGAGACCTTCGCGCTGCTCTCCTCGGGAAAGACCACCGGCGTGTTCCAGCTGGAAAGCTCGGGCATGCGCGATCTGCTCACGGGCCTGAAGCCTGATCGTTTCGAAGACATCATCGCCATCATCGCGCTCTATCGTCCTGGCCCCATGGACCTGATCCCGGATTTCATCAAACGCAAACAGGGCAAGGTGCCGATCGTCTATGAGATGCCGGAACTCGAACCGATCCTGAAGGATACGTACGGCGTTATCGTCTACCAGGAACAGGTCATGGCCATCGCCAACCGCGTGGCGGGCTTTTCGCTGGGACAAGCCGACATCCTGCGTCGCGCGATGGGCAAGAAAAAACCGGAGGAGATGGAAAAACTCCGGGTACAGTTCATCGAGGGCGCCAAGCAGAAAAAGATCCCGGAAAAGAAGGCAGACAAACTCTACGAGTTGATCCAGAAATTCGCGGGCTACGGGTTCAACAAGTCCCATGCGGCGGCCTATGCGGTGGTCTGCTACCACACGGCCTACCTCAAGGCCCATCACCCCACCGAGTTCATGGCGGCGCTCATGACCAGCGACATGGGTAACGCCGACAAGATCGTGGGGTACTTCACTGAATGCCGCGGCCTGGGAATTCCGGTACTCCCGCCCGACATCAACCAAAGCCACAAACATTTCGCCGTCGTCGACAGGGGCATCCGGTTCGGACTCGCGGCGATCAAGAACGTCGGCGAAGGCGCCGTGGAGGCCGTCATCGAAGAACGGAACCAGAGCGGCCCCTTCCGGTCGTTCTTCGACTTCTTCCGCCGAGTGGACCTGCACAAATTGAACAAGCGCATGGTGGAGGGACTGATCAAGACCGGCGCCTTCGACAGCATGGGCGGCCGGCGTTCACAGTACCTGGCCATGCTCGACCAGGCCATGGAAGAAGGAGCCGGCATTCAGAAGGAACGGGCCATGGGCCAGACCAGCATCTTCGGCGACGAACTCGGTGGGCTGCCGCAGACGCTCGACGAACCGACGCTGCCGGATGTGCCTGAGTGGAGCCAGGGCGAGTTACTGAAACATGAACGCGAGCTGACGGGCTTTTACATCAGCGCCCATCCCCTCGCGCGATACGAAGCGGCGATCCGGCTCTTTGCCAACACGAACACCATGCAGCTCTCCGACGCGCAGGACGGAAGGGAAGTGAAACTCTGCGGCATCATCACCGCCGTCAAGTCGATGCTCACCAAGAAGGGCGACCGGATGGCCTACCTGACCCTGGAGGATTTACACGGCATGGTAGAAGTGATAGCCTTTCCCGACCTCTACCGCGACCATGCAGACCTGATCGTTCCCGAACAGGTCGTACGGCTGACCGGCACGGTGGACCGCGGAGACAAGGGCACCAAGTTGCGCGGAACCAAAATCGAACCGCTGGCGGAACTCCAAAACACGGCCATCTCGCGGGTGATGATTCGCTTGCACGACGGTCCGACCGCCTCCACCAGGCTGCCGATGTTACGACAGGTGTTTCAGAAATATCCCGGGTCCTCGAGCGTCTCCTTGATCATGGCCCTGGGGGGAACCTTGGAGGCCCAAACCTCTCCACTCCCGAACATCAAGATCACACCCAGCGAGCATTTCGTAGCCGATATCGAGGAAGTGCTAGGCAAGGGAACCATCACTTTGGTAACGTAG
- the def gene encoding peptide deformylase, whose protein sequence is MAIRPILLYPHPGLKSQNAPVSPDDALVQIVVQDLLDSLAASPGVALAAPQIGHRVRIIAVDVSRKQGEQGHGLVVLLNPVILVQEGQKVVREGCLSVPDYTGNVLRYQEVVVEGLTPDGRATTITASGFEALAFQHEVDHLQGTLFLDRIQSLSTDLFRRKR, encoded by the coding sequence GTGGCTATCCGACCGATCCTGCTCTACCCCCATCCCGGCCTGAAGTCGCAAAACGCTCCGGTGTCGCCCGACGACGCCCTGGTGCAAATCGTCGTGCAGGATCTGCTCGACAGCCTGGCGGCCTCACCGGGCGTGGCGCTGGCGGCCCCCCAGATCGGGCATCGCGTCCGGATCATCGCCGTGGATGTATCACGCAAGCAAGGCGAACAGGGACATGGACTGGTGGTGTTGCTGAACCCCGTAATCCTGGTCCAGGAAGGGCAAAAGGTCGTGCGCGAAGGCTGCCTCAGCGTGCCGGACTATACGGGTAATGTGTTGCGGTATCAGGAGGTCGTGGTGGAAGGGCTCACGCCGGACGGTCGCGCCACGACCATCACGGCATCAGGCTTCGAAGCCTTGGCATTCCAGCATGAAGTCGACCATCTGCAGGGCACGCTGTTTCTCGACCGCATCCAGTCGCTCAGCACCGATCTCTTCAGACGCAAGCGGTAG
- a CDS encoding FAD-dependent oxidoreductase, with amino-acid sequence MAATIRVLIVGGGLAGLACARRLRRSGATVTVLEASDNVGGRVRTDQVEGYRLDRGFQVLLTGYPEATQALDYAALRLQPFHPGAIVRHAGGFHRISDPFRRPQDLLHTLSSPVGSLRDKLAVLRLRRDALNGGLCARAGGAATPVRDVLRTYGFSVEMQQRFFRPFLGGVFMEDALSAPCHLFSFLWASFSRGAIALPTEGMGAVAHQVAAGLPPESIRLHARVRELDGTGVVLDSGERLAGDAVVLATESSVAARLCGEAASGESGRNAFSLYFEAPLSPMAGSWLVVNGDEQGPIRTLCVLSEVAPSYAPPGGRWCP; translated from the coding sequence ATGGCTGCGACGATCCGTGTCCTGATCGTGGGTGGCGGCCTCGCCGGGTTGGCCTGCGCCCGCCGCCTCCGGCGGTCAGGGGCGACTGTGACGGTGTTGGAGGCTTCTGACAATGTAGGGGGTCGCGTTCGCACGGACCAGGTTGAGGGGTACCGGCTGGATCGCGGCTTTCAGGTGTTGCTCACCGGATATCCGGAAGCCACGCAGGCACTCGACTATGCGGCCCTGCGCCTCCAGCCCTTTCACCCCGGCGCCATCGTGCGGCACGCCGGCGGCTTCCACCGCATCAGCGATCCCTTCCGCCGCCCGCAAGATCTGCTGCACACGCTTTCCAGCCCCGTCGGCTCTCTTCGGGACAAGCTGGCCGTCTTGCGCCTCAGACGCGACGCGCTGAACGGGGGCCTCTGCGCGCGCGCCGGCGGCGCGGCCACGCCGGTGCGGGACGTCCTGCGGACCTATGGCTTCTCTGTGGAAATGCAGCAGCGCTTCTTCCGCCCCTTTCTCGGCGGCGTGTTCATGGAAGACGCCCTTTCCGCGCCCTGTCACCTCTTCTCTTTCCTGTGGGCTTCGTTTTCACGGGGCGCCATTGCCTTGCCGACAGAAGGCATGGGGGCGGTGGCCCATCAGGTCGCCGCCGGCCTGCCGCCGGAATCGATACGGCTGCACGCGCGCGTGCGTGAACTAGACGGCACCGGGGTGGTGCTGGATTCGGGGGAACGGCTTGCGGGCGATGCCGTGGTGCTGGCGACGGAGTCTTCCGTTGCCGCCCGCTTGTGCGGGGAGGCTGCTTCCGGGGAGTCGGGCAGGAATGCGTTCAGTCTGTATTTCGAAGCTCCGCTGTCGCCGATGGCGGGATCCTGGTTGGTGGTCAACGGTGATGAGCAGGGACCGATCCGGACCCTCTGCGTTCTGAGCGAGGTGGCGCCGTCCTATGCGCCGCCGGGCGGTCGTTGGTGTCCGTGA
- the hrpB gene encoding ATP-dependent helicase HrpB has translation MDRLPIEEALPALREALASGRSALLTAQPGAGKTTRVPLALSEESWLAGRKIIMLEPRRLAARAAAAYMAASLGEPVGRTVGYRIRHDAKVSAATRIEVVTEGILTRLLQHDPSLDGYGLVIFDEFHERSLQADLGLAFAREAQRLFRPDLRLLIMSATLDCAAVTRLLQDAVTVSCEGRLFPVATDYLLRPIDDRIEQAVVRQIRHALRQDQGSLLVFLPGMAEIRRVERLLFEASLPADLLIASLHGDLPQEEQERAIRPAPPGQRKIVLATSIAETSLTIEGVRVVIDAGLMRVPRYDPRSGLTHLDTIRVTQDAADQRRGRAGRLEPGRCYRLWTAAEQQALLPRRLPEILEADLTPLALDLAEWGAIEAGELAWLDPPPASALAQARALLAQLGALDGDGRLTPHGRRLAHVTVHPRLAHMMVTAATLGLGAIACDLAAILSERDLLQGGPQGRNADLRLRMEALRGRRASLAGTTVNRAGAERARRAADQWRRQLQLDDDPGPEADHCGLLTALAFPDRIAQRIEGSEGRYRLSNGRGATFPSIQALSQEAYLAVAQLDGSDDWARIQLAAPLHLDEIEQHLGAQLRQVDLLEWDERTESVRARRQRRLGQLVLEDRALPKPDPAQVTAALLSGITQSGLACLSWTKDLSAWRTRVAFLHGLDPSWPDLSDGALTRTLGQWLGPFLDGLTSLAQVRRLDLAPVLEQLLTWQQRQELDRLAPTHLVAPSGSRIRLDYEQGALPVLAVRLQEMFGCQDTPRVAGGKVPVMVHLLSPAGRPVQVTKDLASFWRTAYQEVRKELRGRYPRHHWPEDPSAAQPTNRTKGRS, from the coding sequence ATGGACCGGCTACCAATAGAAGAGGCCCTGCCGGCGTTACGAGAGGCATTGGCTTCAGGCCGCTCCGCCTTGCTCACGGCGCAACCGGGAGCCGGAAAAACCACCAGGGTCCCGCTCGCCCTGTCGGAGGAATCGTGGCTCGCTGGCCGCAAGATCATCATGCTGGAACCCCGCCGGCTGGCCGCTCGCGCCGCCGCTGCCTACATGGCCGCGAGTCTCGGCGAACCGGTCGGTCGCACCGTCGGCTATCGCATCCGGCACGACGCCAAGGTGAGCGCCGCAACACGCATCGAGGTCGTGACCGAAGGGATTCTCACCAGGCTGTTACAACACGATCCCTCACTCGACGGATACGGCCTCGTAATCTTCGACGAGTTCCATGAGCGCAGCCTGCAAGCGGACCTGGGTCTGGCCTTCGCACGAGAAGCCCAGCGGCTCTTCAGACCGGACCTGCGCCTGCTCATCATGTCGGCCACGCTGGATTGCGCGGCGGTCACGCGCCTGCTGCAGGACGCCGTCACCGTTTCCTGTGAAGGCCGGCTCTTTCCGGTCGCGACCGACTACCTGCTCCGCCCGATCGACGACCGCATCGAACAGGCGGTGGTGCGACAGATCAGGCACGCGCTCCGACAGGACCAAGGCAGCCTCCTGGTCTTCCTGCCGGGCATGGCGGAGATTCGCCGGGTCGAGCGGCTGCTGTTCGAGGCCTCCCTTCCCGCCGACCTCCTCATCGCCTCCCTCCATGGAGACCTGCCGCAAGAAGAGCAAGAACGGGCGATCAGGCCGGCGCCGCCGGGGCAACGAAAAATCGTGCTCGCCACTTCCATCGCCGAGACGAGCTTGACCATCGAAGGGGTACGGGTCGTGATCGACGCGGGGCTCATGCGCGTCCCGCGGTACGATCCACGTTCCGGCCTCACCCACCTCGACACCATCCGCGTCACACAAGACGCCGCCGATCAGCGTCGCGGACGAGCCGGACGACTCGAACCGGGACGTTGTTACCGTCTCTGGACCGCGGCGGAACAGCAGGCGCTGTTGCCCCGCCGCCTTCCGGAAATTTTAGAAGCCGACCTGACCCCGCTAGCCCTCGACCTCGCCGAATGGGGTGCGATCGAGGCCGGCGAGCTGGCCTGGCTCGATCCGCCTCCCGCCAGCGCCCTGGCGCAAGCCCGTGCCCTGCTCGCGCAGCTCGGTGCGCTTGACGGCGACGGACGCCTCACCCCCCATGGACGCCGTCTGGCCCACGTCACGGTGCACCCGCGCCTGGCCCATATGATGGTGACCGCCGCAACGCTTGGCCTGGGAGCTATTGCCTGCGACCTGGCCGCCATCTTGAGCGAACGCGATCTGCTACAGGGTGGCCCCCAAGGGCGCAATGCAGACCTTCGCCTGCGCATGGAGGCCTTGCGAGGCCGCCGCGCATCCTTGGCCGGAACCACCGTCAACCGCGCGGGCGCAGAACGGGCGCGACGTGCCGCCGACCAATGGCGACGGCAGCTGCAGCTCGACGATGACCCCGGCCCAGAGGCGGACCACTGCGGGCTCCTCACGGCCTTGGCCTTTCCGGATCGCATCGCGCAACGGATCGAGGGCAGCGAGGGCCGTTACCGCTTGTCGAACGGCCGCGGCGCGACGTTTCCGAGCATTCAAGCTCTCTCGCAGGAGGCCTACCTTGCCGTCGCCCAACTCGACGGCTCGGACGACTGGGCTCGCATTCAATTGGCCGCTCCGCTCCACCTCGACGAGATCGAGCAACATCTCGGCGCGCAGCTGCGTCAGGTCGACCTGCTGGAGTGGGATGAACGAACCGAGAGCGTCCGCGCGCGACGCCAACGACGGCTCGGCCAGCTCGTGCTGGAAGACCGGGCCCTACCCAAGCCTGATCCGGCCCAGGTCACGGCAGCCCTGTTGTCCGGCATCACGCAGTCCGGCCTCGCCTGCCTGTCTTGGACGAAGGACCTGTCGGCATGGCGCACCCGCGTGGCCTTTCTCCATGGCCTCGACCCCAGCTGGCCCGACCTCTCTGACGGCGCCCTCACGCGCACCCTCGGCCAATGGCTGGGACCGTTTCTCGACGGCCTCACCAGCCTCGCGCAAGTCCGTCGCCTCGACCTGGCGCCCGTGTTGGAACAGCTGCTGACCTGGCAACAACGGCAAGAGTTGGATCGCTTGGCGCCGACGCACCTGGTCGCGCCCAGCGGATCGCGCATCCGGCTTGATTACGAGCAGGGCGCCCTGCCGGTGTTGGCGGTGCGGTTGCAGGAAATGTTCGGCTGCCAAGACACGCCGCGGGTCGCCGGAGGGAAGGTGCCGGTGATGGTCCATCTGCTCTCGCCGGCCGGGCGGCCCGTACAGGTTACGAAGGATCTGGCGAGCTTTTGGCGGACAGCCTACCAAGAGGTGCGCAAGGAACTCAGAGGGCGATACCCACGGCATCACTGGCCGGAGGATCCTTCGGCAGCGCAACCGACCAATCGGACCAAAGGGCGCAGCTGA
- a CDS encoding OsmC family protein, whose product MTTHTTTMLNGLDTQQMVDTIEAIKRDPALAHFEFRARNQWIDGGMNRSRIQDFYGAGREDDSRQEPFEFTNGEPPVLLGANEGANPVEFLLHALAGCVTTTFVLHAAARGIRIRELATELDGDIDVQGLIGLNDAITPGYQEIRIKMRVKADCTDEELDDLLRYAQARSPVCNTVCRPVPVKVERVAH is encoded by the coding sequence ATGACGACGCACACCACCACGATGCTCAATGGACTCGACACGCAACAGATGGTCGACACGATCGAGGCGATCAAGCGCGACCCCGCGCTGGCCCATTTTGAATTCCGCGCCCGCAATCAATGGATCGACGGCGGGATGAACCGGTCGCGCATCCAGGACTTTTATGGAGCAGGCCGGGAAGACGATTCGCGGCAGGAACCGTTCGAGTTCACCAACGGCGAGCCGCCGGTGCTGTTGGGCGCCAACGAAGGCGCCAATCCCGTCGAGTTTCTCCTGCACGCATTGGCCGGCTGCGTGACAACCACCTTCGTCCTACATGCCGCTGCGCGCGGGATTCGTATCCGCGAACTCGCCACCGAATTGGATGGGGACATCGACGTGCAGGGGCTCATCGGACTGAACGACGCGATCACGCCGGGCTATCAAGAGATTCGCATCAAGATGCGGGTCAAGGCTGACTGCACCGACGAAGAGTTGGATGATCTGCTCCGGTACGCCCAGGCCCGCTCGCCCGTCTGCAACACCGTCTGCCGACCGGTGCCGGTGAAGGTGGAACGGGTAGCGCACTGA
- a CDS encoding acetyl-CoA carboxylase carboxyltransferase subunit alpha codes for MRDYLDFEKPIRELEEKIEKLASAESPKAGTQDEVRKLRTKLAQVEHELYNTLTPWQRTQLARHPQRPTTLDYINELCRDFLELHGDRSFGDDRAIVGGFAHFNDRSVMIIGHQKGKTLKERMQRNFGMPNPEGYRKALRLMRLAEKFGRPIITFIDTPGAYPGIGAEERGQAEAIARNLFVMSRLTVPIISVVIGEGGSGGALALGVSDRILMLEHSVYSVISPEGCAAILYDDPAKVPDAAASLKMTAQDLVGLGIVDEVIPEPLGGAHRDVRSISDRVAKALANHLYALCDLSIDELLTQRDQKFRKMGVVGGLVATVS; via the coding sequence ATGAGAGACTACCTCGACTTTGAAAAACCGATCCGCGAACTCGAAGAGAAAATCGAGAAGCTCGCATCCGCCGAATCGCCGAAAGCCGGGACCCAGGACGAGGTCCGTAAACTCCGCACGAAGCTCGCGCAAGTCGAGCATGAACTCTACAACACCCTGACCCCCTGGCAACGCACCCAGCTGGCCCGGCATCCCCAGCGACCGACCACCCTCGACTACATCAACGAACTCTGCCGCGATTTCCTCGAACTGCACGGCGACCGGAGCTTCGGCGACGACCGCGCCATCGTGGGAGGCTTCGCCCATTTCAACGACCGGTCGGTCATGATCATCGGCCACCAGAAGGGCAAGACGCTCAAGGAGCGCATGCAGCGCAACTTCGGCATGCCCAACCCGGAGGGCTACCGCAAGGCCTTACGGCTGATGCGCTTAGCCGAAAAGTTCGGCCGTCCGATTATCACCTTCATCGACACGCCCGGCGCCTATCCGGGCATCGGGGCCGAAGAACGCGGACAGGCCGAAGCCATCGCTCGCAACCTGTTCGTCATGTCGCGGCTCACCGTACCGATCATTTCCGTGGTCATCGGCGAAGGGGGCAGCGGCGGGGCCTTGGCCCTCGGGGTGAGCGACCGCATCCTCATGTTGGAACATTCCGTCTATTCCGTGATCTCCCCGGAAGGCTGTGCCGCCATTTTGTACGACGACCCGGCCAAGGTGCCGGATGCCGCCGCCTCGTTGAAAATGACGGCGCAAGATTTGGTGGGACTCGGCATCGTGGACGAGGTGATTCCAGAGCCGCTCGGCGGCGCCCATCGTGATGTCAGGAGCATCTCCGACCGGGTGGCGAAGGCGCTGGCCAACCACCTCTATGCTCTGTGCGACCTGTCGATCGACGAGTTGCTCACCCAGCGCGATCAGAAGTTCCGCAAGATGGGCGTGGTCGGCGGCCTCGTCGCCACCGTGTCTTAA
- a CDS encoding FAD-dependent oxidoreductase — protein MSLSQQAATAGDETLKALWRQLREWFGDAVDGWRHLRTDRIVRALPPMAVLSAHTEPSALRLRPGLYRCGDYLGTGTLDAALLTGRVAAETLLADRDLS, from the coding sequence GTGAGCCTGTCCCAACAGGCCGCGACCGCGGGGGATGAGACGTTGAAGGCGCTCTGGCGACAGTTGCGGGAGTGGTTCGGCGATGCGGTGGATGGCTGGCGTCACCTGCGCACGGACCGCATCGTGCGTGCGTTGCCTCCCATGGCGGTCCTCTCGGCTCACACGGAGCCTTCCGCGCTTCGGCTCAGGCCTGGGCTCTACCGCTGTGGAGATTATCTCGGTACCGGCACCCTGGATGCCGCGCTCCTCACCGGCCGCGTGGCCGCCGAGACGCTGTTGGCCGATCGCGACCTGTCCTGA
- a CDS encoding ACT domain-containing protein, which yields MDHFAIVTAFGHDRTGIVAAIAEGLYRLGCNIEDSCMTRLRGAFTMMLVVRLPNGLDAEQLGNRLAPFAAPLGLTLLCRPLPDQTAVRQPAQDLPTFMLSVYGADHPGIVAQVAQTVAEQGGNISDMNTRVIGTSDLPVYVMVLEIQFTRTEQAEPLRQALEHLKPRLGVDLTLRPLERVTF from the coding sequence ATGGATCACTTTGCCATCGTCACCGCCTTCGGGCATGACCGTACCGGCATCGTTGCCGCGATTGCCGAAGGGCTCTACCGGCTCGGCTGCAACATCGAAGACAGCTGCATGACCAGGCTCCGCGGCGCCTTCACGATGATGTTGGTGGTCCGGCTTCCGAACGGCCTGGACGCCGAACAGCTCGGCAACCGGCTGGCTCCCTTCGCCGCTCCCTTGGGCCTCACCCTGCTCTGCCGCCCCTTGCCGGACCAGACCGCCGTTCGCCAACCGGCGCAGGACCTGCCGACCTTCATGCTGTCCGTGTATGGTGCCGATCACCCCGGCATCGTAGCCCAGGTGGCGCAGACGGTAGCGGAACAGGGCGGCAATATCAGCGACATGAACACCCGCGTCATCGGCACGAGCGATCTGCCCGTCTACGTGATGGTACTGGAGATCCAGTTTACCCGGACGGAACAGGCCGAGCCCCTCCGTCAGGCGCTCGAGCACCTCAAGCCCCGGCTCGGCGTCGATCTCACCCTGCGTCCCCTCGAACGCGTCACCTTCTGA
- a CDS encoding SEC-C domain-containing protein: protein MGGAVWNLGGSRVGDAGPDGPLPRLRSNPNGGEAVAAKESKGTSSVEQLADTVVTLFPNALAEYAHLGRSIYQARCEAGEFSAPLPTRRPVGRNEACPCGSGRTFKKCCGAS, encoded by the coding sequence TTGGGAGGCGCGGTATGGAACCTTGGAGGAAGCCGAGTCGGTGACGCAGGCCCTGATGGCCCTCTCCCACGACTGCGGTCGAATCCGAACGGAGGAGAGGCCGTCGCTGCCAAGGAGAGCAAGGGAACGTCGAGTGTGGAGCAATTGGCCGACACGGTCGTCACACTGTTTCCCAATGCGCTGGCTGAATACGCGCATCTGGGTCGATCAATCTATCAGGCACGGTGCGAAGCCGGCGAGTTTAGCGCGCCGCTGCCGACTCGCCGCCCCGTGGGCCGAAACGAGGCTTGCCCCTGCGGAAGCGGGAGGACGTTCAAGAAGTGTTGTGGCGCGTCCTGA